The Clostridium sporogenes region CTTGGCCTTTAGGTTTTTATGTAAAGGTGGAAAGTGAACACATTAAAAAACTTGAAAGTTTAGTTAATAAAGATGGGCTTACAAATGTATATAATCATAGATTTTTTCATGATGCCTTAAGCAAAGAAATAATAGAGTGTGAAGAAAAAAATGAAGCTCTTTCTATGATATTTATTGATATAGACTATTTCAAACATTATAACGATTTATATGGTCATCAAAAAGGAGATAAGGTACTTAAAACTATAGGTGAAATATTGAAAAATAATACAAGAGAAGAAGACATAGTAGCAAGATATGGAGGAGAAGAATTTGCCATACTATTACCTAGTACTTCAGAGGAAGAAGCTATTAATATAGCGGAAAAAATAAGGAGAAAGACAGAATATACTTATTTTGAAGGTGAAGAAAATCAGCCTAATGGTAATTTAACGGTATCAATGGGGATATCTGTATATCCTTATAAAGCTAAGAGTGATATGGAGCTTATTAAGAGTGCTGACGATGCTCTTTATAGAGCTAAATTTTTTAATAAAAATAGGGTTGAAGCTTATACTTCTATTTTAGATGAACTTAAAAATGATATCGATGAAAAACACATAGATCTGGTTACATCAATAAAGACATTAATAAGTGTTATCAATGCTAAGGATAGATATACATATGGGCATGTTGAAAGGGTAGTTCTTTATAGTAGATTATTGGCGGACAAGCTTAAATTATCTGCAGAGGATAAAAAAATTTTTATATATGGAGCCTATATGCATGATATAGGTAAAATAAATATTTCAAGGGAGATATTAAATAAAAAGATGCCTTTAATAAAAGAAGAATGGGAAATACTGAAACAGCATCCTGTAAATGGAGTTGAAATAATAAAACCTGTCAGTTCCCTTCAGAATATTTCTGATTTAATATTACATCATCATGAAAGATATGATGGAAAAGGTTATCCAGATAATCTTAAAGGGGACAATATACCTTTTCTTGCTAGAGCATTAACGGTAGTAGATAGTTTTGATGCTATGACTTCTAATAGACCTTATAATAGAAGAAAGACTTATGAAGAGGCTATTGAAGAACTAAAAAGGTGTAGTGGTACTCAATTTGATTCATATATTGCAGAAAAGTTTATAGAGGTTATTATAGAAAATAAGGATAGTTTTGATGATTTAAGTTTATTATAATGAAGGTACATGTCAATTATGCAGATAAAATGAGCAATATTCATTTTACTATGGCCATTCTTCTCTAATCTGTACTAATGCAATAGAAACTATATTAAAGGCTAAATACAGTATTTGAAATAAATAGATAATGTTGGTACAATCCAATTGTATGTAGATAAATCCTATTGTAAATGCAAAATTTGCACTTATAATAGGGTTTTTTATTATGTTAGGGAGGATTAATTTTAATGGGAGATAATAATGTAGAGCTGAGACAAGAAGTCTTTAAATCAGATGCTTCAATAATTGCTAATTGGTTAGAAGATACTGAAATAACACAATATTTAAATGAAAAACAAAATGTAAGCAAAAGTATTAAAGATATAATGTATAGAATAAATATGCCTATTCTTACTCATTTATTTAATCAGAATGGTAGTTTTTTCATGGTAACAACTAATGAAAAGGAACCTGTAGGATTTTTAAGACTTGTTCCTAAGAATAGTATTGCAGAAATGGTTATAGTAATAGGAGATAAAGATAAATGGGGTAAAGGATTAGGGACTAATGCAATATTAGAAGGGTTAAAACATGCATTTTTTCAATGGAGAGTTGATGAAGTTGTTGCAAAAATTAATTTCAAAAATCAACGTTCAAGAAGGGTATTTAGAAAAATTGGATTTACAGAAGATAAGGAGTTAGCAAAAGAGATGCAATATTCTATGTCTATAAAGGAATTTTTACAATTAGTAGCATAATACTAGTGTTAAATTTTTAGTAAAAAAGTATAGAAGGCATAAAATATATTTCTAAATTTACATATATGGATGAATAATAAAATAATAGTTATAAAAAGTCATATGCAATATAAATGTATATGTCTTTTTATTTATAATAAATATAGAATATAAATCCTTAATAATTAATATAATTATTAAATAGGAATTATAGTTTAAATGGAACAAAATTTGACATAAAATGATTTTTTATATAATATAGAGTTAAAATTTGTTGTAAAAACTAAATTTTTATAAAAATATGACGAAAATATCAATATAAGAAATAAAGAACATATTTTTTCTTGTCATTAATTTTATATAATAGAAAAATATGATATAATTACATATAGATGTTATAAATGAAAAGGAAATAAAAAATATGCTTAAATTATCTATTTTAGAGTTTTTTTTAATATCAATACCAGAAACTTTTATATTTATGGTAGGGATTTATTTTTTATCAAAAAAAAAATTTTCCAAGAAAAGATTAATAATAATGGCATTGTTATTTGCGATAGAAAGCTATTGTGTTAGAATGTTACCTATACATTTTGGGATTCATCTAGCTATAAATATTATTTTTTCAATAATAGTATCTGTTAATATTGGTAAAATATCCATTAAAGATGCCATTTCTTATAATATGCTTATGATAATAATTCTATGTATAAGTGAGTTTGTAAGTATTTTTGTTTTAATTAAGGTATTTAAAATTAATAGGTCATTACTGAGTCTTACACCTATCAATAAAGTAATAAATTTTATTCCCTATTTTATTTTATTTGCATTTAATGTTTTTCTTATAAACAAATTTATGGATAGAAGGAAACAATGTAATAATATATAGGAGTTAAATTAATGAATTTAGATAAAATAAAAATTAAAAATTGGAGTCATGACAAAAAAATATATAATAGCATGTTGATAGTAAAATTTATTATATTGCTTTTTTGTGTAGGTGCTATTTATTTAAAATATACAGAAAAGCATAAAGATAATATTTATAACAATTTTTATTTTGATGCATTAAATTTAGCTATTATTATAATATGTTTAATTAGTATATATCTTATTTGGATGTTTATATCAATAAAAGCTTTTAAATTGAAAAAAATAAAAACAATTCAAGTCATAGAAAATATCATATCAATTATAAGTTTTACAGTCATAATAATAATGTCAGGAAGTTATAAAAGTTCTTATAAGTTTTTATTTTTATTAGTTATAATTACTACTACAATACAATTAGGAATGGAGTATGGAGTTATTACAGCAATTGTATCTTCCAGTATAGTATTAGCTATAGATTTAATACTGGCACCAAAGGCTCCTGTAAATGTATATTTTGAAACAGATTTAATTTTAGTAGGAGTTTTTATAATGACAGCTTGGCCTTTGGGATATTATGTGAATATTCAAAAAGAGGATTTAAGACAAAAAGAGGAAAAAGTAAATATATTAACTACAGAATTAGACCAGAAGGAAATGCAAAAAACATATATGGAGCAATTACTTATAAAAAATGAAAATTGTTATAATTTACTTATAAAAAATTCAAAGGATGCTATATTAGTACATAGATTTGATAAGATTATATTTGCAAATGAAAGAGCAAAGCAAATGTTAGGTTATAAAGAAAATTACAATTTTGAAGATACAGATATAAAAAATTTAATACCTAAGGGTGAGTATAGTATTATAAAAAATAAATTTCAAGATTTATATTGTGGTAATGAAAATATAATTAAATTTCAGCATGGTGTAAATAACAATAAAGAGAAGAAGACAATACAAAATACATCTACTTATGTTATATATAATGGAATGCCTACAGTTTTGAGTATACTACATGATATAACATCTAAAATACAAGTAGAAAAACTTGAACAAGATGTTAAAAAGAATATAGAATTATTAAATGAAAGTAGGGAATATAACAAATTAATTACGGAATTTTTATCTAATATATCCCATGAATTAAAAACACCATTAAATGTGATTTTTACAGCAGTACAATTATTGGGATTTTATGAAAAAGACGTTGACTATGAAAAGGAAGATAAATATTTAAAACTAATAAAACAAAATTGTTATAGACTTATGAAATTGATAAATAACTTATTGGATACAACTAAATTAGATTCAGGATATTTAAAATTAAATTTAGTTAATTATAATATAGTAAGCTTGATAGAAGAAATAACATTATCTGTAACATCCTACGCTGAAAGTAAGGAAATAAATATTATATTTGATACAAATGTGGAAGAGAAGATTATTGCTGTGGATCCAGATAAAATAGAAAGAATTATTTTGAATTTACTTTCAAATTCTATAAAATTTACTAACCCTGGAGGTAATATATTTGTAAATGTAAAAGATTCTGAGGAGTATGTATATATACATGTAAAAGATACAGGGGTTGGGATACCTTCTGATAAATTAGAATCTATATTTGAAAGATTTTTTCAGATAGATAAAACTTTAAAGAAAAATAAAGAGGGGACTGGTATAGGATTACACTTAGTTAAATCCTTTGTAGAGATGCATAAGGGGGAAGTTACTATAAATAGTGAACTAGGAAAAGGAACAGAATTTATAATAAAATTGCCTGCTATAGTTTGTAATAAGAATATAGAATCAAAGAATATAATTTATGAGGCTAATATAGAACGTATAAATATGGAATTTTCAGATATAACTCAATAATATAATTATTATAAAATAAATTCTCTAAAATTGTATTATACAATTTTAGAGAATTTATTTTATTTTTATTTATTAAAACTTATATAAGTTTACAAGTTGATAAAAAAAACTTAGTATATATCCAAAAATGTTAAAATTTTAGTTAAATAGAAAAATAACCTTACATTAATTCCTAAAAGTGTTATAATTATAGTGTAAATACACTAATAAAGGAATGATTTAATTGTGTTGAAGATTGGTATAATAGAATTATTAATAAGATTAGCACCAGAATCTTTTTTGATTATCTTTGGAATGCAAGCTTTTAGCAATAGAAAAATAAATAAAAGTAAATATATTTTAACTAGTATTTTGTTAGCTATAATTATGTACTCAACTAGGTTATTACCAATACATTATGGTGTACATACTATTTTAAATATTATAGCCATTATATTAATATGTATATTTATAAATGAAATTACTACAATTAAAGCTATAACCTATTCTTTAATATTAATGAGTTTTTTAGCGCTAAGTGAGGCTTTAAATTTGTATCTCATATATAAAATATTTGGCGAAAATACAGCAAATATTTTAAATAATCCATTAAGAAAGTGTATTTATGCTATGCCATCTATTGCTATTTTAATGATCGTAGTTTTATTTATTTTTAAAA contains the following coding sequences:
- a CDS encoding diguanylate cyclase — its product is MSKMQDDKINDIVSIVKLSMLLFSAIIFFKRFFYYNSSSNIYSYYSLISVTFVVLLFLLIYGIWAFPKNNRISDRYIKYVYLMENLIFIFIILILIHISGCYASEYKFLFLFIIIITTIQLGMKQGIIIACLASLIILIMDIICVPNLIVNEYFEQDLILAGVFILTAWPLGFYVKVESEHIKKLESLVNKDGLTNVYNHRFFHDALSKEIIECEEKNEALSMIFIDIDYFKHYNDLYGHQKGDKVLKTIGEILKNNTREEDIVARYGGEEFAILLPSTSEEEAINIAEKIRRKTEYTYFEGEENQPNGNLTVSMGISVYPYKAKSDMELIKSADDALYRAKFFNKNRVEAYTSILDELKNDIDEKHIDLVTSIKTLISVINAKDRYTYGHVERVVLYSRLLADKLKLSAEDKKIFIYGAYMHDIGKINISREILNKKMPLIKEEWEILKQHPVNGVEIIKPVSSLQNISDLILHHHERYDGKGYPDNLKGDNIPFLARALTVVDSFDAMTSNRPYNRRKTYEEAIEELKRCSGTQFDSYIAEKFIEVIIENKDSFDDLSLL
- a CDS encoding PAS domain-containing sensor histidine kinase; this translates as MNLDKIKIKNWSHDKKIYNSMLIVKFIILLFCVGAIYLKYTEKHKDNIYNNFYFDALNLAIIIICLISIYLIWMFISIKAFKLKKIKTIQVIENIISIISFTVIIIMSGSYKSSYKFLFLLVIITTTIQLGMEYGVITAIVSSSIVLAIDLILAPKAPVNVYFETDLILVGVFIMTAWPLGYYVNIQKEDLRQKEEKVNILTTELDQKEMQKTYMEQLLIKNENCYNLLIKNSKDAILVHRFDKIIFANERAKQMLGYKENYNFEDTDIKNLIPKGEYSIIKNKFQDLYCGNENIIKFQHGVNNNKEKKTIQNTSTYVIYNGMPTVLSILHDITSKIQVEKLEQDVKKNIELLNESREYNKLITEFLSNISHELKTPLNVIFTAVQLLGFYEKDVDYEKEDKYLKLIKQNCYRLMKLINNLLDTTKLDSGYLKLNLVNYNIVSLIEEITLSVTSYAESKEINIIFDTNVEEKIIAVDPDKIERIILNLLSNSIKFTNPGGNIFVNVKDSEEYVYIHVKDTGVGIPSDKLESIFERFFQIDKTLKKNKEGTGIGLHLVKSFVEMHKGEVTINSELGKGTEFIIKLPAIVCNKNIESKNIIYEANIERINMEFSDITQ
- a CDS encoding GNAT family N-acetyltransferase, with amino-acid sequence MGDNNVELRQEVFKSDASIIANWLEDTEITQYLNEKQNVSKSIKDIMYRINMPILTHLFNQNGSFFMVTTNEKEPVGFLRLVPKNSIAEMVIVIGDKDKWGKGLGTNAILEGLKHAFFQWRVDEVVAKINFKNQRSRRVFRKIGFTEDKELAKEMQYSMSIKEFLQLVA